In Pedobacter heparinus DSM 2366, the following are encoded in one genomic region:
- a CDS encoding 2-phosphosulfolactate phosphatase, protein MHKKSIEVCLTPALLNLYDIKESVVVVIDILRATSSIVYGIDNGATAIIPVAHVEDCLNYADKGYLLAAERNGEVVAGYDFGNSPFSYVSDKVKNKTVVLTTTNGTKALHLAQVNAHQVVIGAFLNLKALCSWLKSQEKDVLLLCAGWKDKFNLEDTLFAGAVVNELRKDFTHFDDSCVAAEDLYLLAKDDLRNYLHKSSHSHRLAELNIEEDVKFCLQLNICQAIPVLVGEALVALKA, encoded by the coding sequence ATGCATAAAAAAAGCATAGAAGTTTGTTTAACTCCTGCATTATTAAACCTGTACGATATTAAAGAAAGCGTTGTTGTCGTTATTGATATTTTAAGGGCAACATCTTCCATTGTATATGGTATTGACAATGGAGCAACTGCAATTATTCCGGTTGCCCATGTTGAAGATTGCTTAAACTATGCAGATAAAGGCTATTTATTGGCAGCAGAAAGAAATGGAGAAGTTGTAGCAGGTTACGACTTTGGCAACTCTCCATTTTCTTACGTTAGTGATAAGGTTAAAAATAAAACAGTAGTGCTGACTACCACCAATGGAACAAAAGCATTGCACCTTGCCCAGGTAAATGCGCATCAGGTAGTAATTGGTGCTTTTCTCAATTTAAAGGCACTATGTAGCTGGCTTAAATCCCAGGAAAAAGATGTACTGCTGCTTTGTGCCGGCTGGAAAGATAAATTTAACCTGGAAGATACCCTTTTTGCTGGTGCAGTAGTAAATGAACTTCGTAAGGATTTTACACATTTTGATGATTCATGTGTTGCGGCAGAAGACTTGTACCTGCTGGCTAAAGATGACCTTAGAAATTATCTTCATAAATCATCACACAGTCACCGATTGGCCGAGCTGAACATTGAAGAAGATGTGAAATTTTGTTTACAGCTTAATATATGCCAGGCAATCCCTGTACTGGTAGGGGAGGCGCTGGTAGCCTTAAAGGCTTAG
- a CDS encoding porin family protein produces the protein MKRLFPGLLLLFLTGNLFAQNLRIPDYSFRLGLTAHPTIGWIKPEVGKSNSVSLGFSYGLLGDFNFAENYSFSTGLTITTINGKSTEVRQLGTPSSQAEYEFKYKLQYIEIPLTVKLKTAKMNEMRWYGQFGLSNDFKIGAKLDSKAAGQPEIKNGEANVKFYRAGLIIGAGGEFDISGNTSIMAGLTYNNGFTDITSDKNTSARNHYLSLNLAVFF, from the coding sequence ATGAAAAGACTATTTCCAGGCTTATTGCTATTGTTTTTAACCGGTAACCTTTTTGCGCAGAATTTAAGAATTCCTGATTATAGTTTCAGACTGGGTTTAACGGCCCATCCTACAATAGGCTGGATAAAACCAGAGGTTGGCAAGAGCAATAGTGTTTCACTTGGCTTCTCTTATGGACTACTTGGTGATTTCAATTTTGCAGAGAATTATAGCTTTTCAACCGGGTTAACCATTACGACCATCAATGGTAAAAGTACCGAGGTAAGGCAATTGGGAACACCTTCCAGTCAGGCCGAATATGAATTTAAGTACAAGCTTCAGTACATTGAAATCCCCTTAACGGTAAAGCTTAAAACAGCTAAGATGAATGAAATGCGCTGGTACGGACAGTTCGGGCTTTCGAATGACTTTAAGATTGGGGCCAAATTGGACAGTAAAGCTGCCGGCCAGCCGGAAATCAAAAACGGCGAAGCTAATGTTAAGTTTTACAGGGCTGGTTTAATTATTGGGGCAGGTGGTGAGTTTGACATCTCAGGCAACACCAGTATTATGGCTGGTTTAACTTACAACAATGGATTTACAGACATTACCAGCGATAAAAATACATCTGCGCGTAACCATTATCTTAGCCTGAATTTAGCCGTGTTCTTTTAA
- a CDS encoding NAD+ synthase: MKIALAQLNYHIGNFEYNTHKIIDHIEQAKIQGVDLIVFAELAVCGYPPRDFLEFDEFIELCEKSAQQIAEHCKGIACIVGLPVKNDVLAGKDLYNAAYFIEDGRLKRVVKKALLPNYDVFDEYRYFEPASHFECIDFQGIKIAVTICEDLWNINNNPLYIASPMDELIRQKPKLMINIAASPFSYCHDEERVVVLSDNARKYNLPLLYVNQVGAQTEIIFDGGSLAFDAKGNLIDEMPYFKEALRVYEFEDNRIKGYVPMQHQAIPDIEQIHQALVMGIKDYFAKSGFSKAVLGLSGGIDSAIVCALACRALGPENVMAVLMPSKYSSDHSIQDALDLVKNIGCEHEVIPIKEAADAFDNMMAPAFKDLPFNLTEENIQARCRGIVVMAMSNKFGYILLNTSNKSECAVGYGTLYGDMCGAIGVIGDVYKTQVYQLANYINKDGIVIPENSIVKPPSAELRPGQKDSDSLPDYDILDKILFQYIEQKQSSSAIIAQGYDEGLVRRIIKMVNTAEFKRYQTPPILRVSPKAFGMGRRMPIVGKYLS, encoded by the coding sequence ATGAAAATCGCATTAGCACAGCTCAACTATCATATCGGTAACTTCGAATACAATACCCATAAAATCATTGACCATATTGAGCAGGCCAAAATCCAGGGGGTTGATCTTATTGTATTTGCCGAGTTGGCTGTATGTGGTTACCCCCCGCGTGATTTTCTTGAATTTGATGAGTTTATTGAACTTTGTGAAAAGTCGGCCCAGCAAATAGCGGAGCACTGTAAGGGCATAGCCTGTATTGTAGGTCTGCCCGTTAAAAATGATGTACTTGCGGGTAAAGACCTGTATAATGCAGCTTATTTTATAGAAGATGGCCGTTTAAAAAGAGTAGTAAAAAAAGCATTGTTGCCCAACTACGATGTATTTGATGAATACCGCTATTTTGAACCCGCAAGTCATTTTGAATGTATCGATTTTCAAGGCATCAAAATAGCTGTTACCATCTGTGAGGATCTTTGGAACATCAACAACAATCCTTTATATATTGCTTCTCCAATGGATGAGCTGATCAGGCAAAAGCCCAAACTGATGATCAATATCGCAGCCTCTCCATTTTCTTATTGTCATGATGAGGAAAGGGTTGTGGTACTGTCAGACAATGCCAGGAAATACAATTTGCCATTGCTGTATGTAAACCAGGTAGGTGCACAGACAGAGATCATTTTTGACGGAGGCTCTCTGGCTTTCGATGCCAAAGGCAACCTGATCGACGAGATGCCTTATTTTAAGGAAGCCCTCCGCGTCTATGAATTTGAGGATAATAGGATTAAGGGCTATGTGCCCATGCAACACCAGGCCATTCCTGACATAGAACAGATTCACCAAGCACTGGTAATGGGCATTAAAGATTATTTTGCCAAATCAGGTTTTAGCAAAGCTGTTTTGGGTTTGTCCGGTGGTATCGATTCTGCTATAGTTTGTGCACTGGCCTGCCGTGCCCTGGGGCCGGAAAATGTAATGGCTGTACTGATGCCCTCAAAATATTCTTCAGACCATTCTATCCAGGATGCCTTAGATCTGGTGAAAAACATTGGCTGTGAGCATGAGGTCATTCCTATAAAAGAAGCTGCTGATGCGTTCGACAATATGATGGCCCCCGCTTTTAAGGACCTTCCATTTAACCTTACCGAAGAAAATATCCAGGCCAGGTGCAGGGGTATCGTCGTTATGGCCATGTCCAATAAGTTCGGCTATATTTTGTTAAATACATCCAATAAAAGTGAATGTGCTGTGGGGTATGGCACATTATACGGCGATATGTGCGGTGCTATCGGGGTAATTGGCGACGTGTACAAAACACAGGTTTATCAGCTGGCCAATTATATCAATAAAGACGGCATTGTAATCCCCGAAAACTCTATTGTTAAGCCACCTTCAGCAGAACTCAGACCAGGCCAGAAAGATTCTGATTCATTGCCCGACTACGATATCCTTGATAAAATCCTGTTCCAGTATATTGAACAGAAACAAAGCTCATCTGCTATTATTGCACAAGGCTACGACGAAGGGTTGGTCAGGCGGATCATCAAAATGGTAAATACAGCTGAGTTTAAACGTTACCAGACCCCACCAATCCTGCGTGTTTCACCTAAGGCATTTGGCATGGGCCGAAGAATGCCAATTGTAGGTAAATACCTTTCCTAG
- a CDS encoding patatin-like phospholipase family protein, whose protein sequence is MAKIGIVLSGGGIRGIAHLGVLKAFINAGIQFSHISGTSAGSIAGAFYAAGIDPEEGLNIFIKTKLLRFVRPAVGALGLINIEHTADLLKAYFPDDRIEHLKIPLTIAATNFSEGKLVYFNKGPLIRAIQASSCIPGIFKPIMIEGQMYVDGGILNNFPVEPLLDNCDFIIGSSCNHLNPVDKMTGITSLVTRAGIMSINKDMEQKTALCNIMVEPKGMGSISTFDMAKAETIYWLAYEEALKTIKNNEKLSELSL, encoded by the coding sequence ATGGCTAAAATTGGAATTGTATTATCGGGTGGTGGCATACGTGGCATTGCACATTTAGGTGTTCTAAAAGCATTTATTAATGCGGGTATACAGTTTAGCCACATCAGCGGTACAAGCGCAGGATCAATTGCGGGAGCTTTTTATGCCGCCGGCATCGACCCTGAAGAAGGCTTAAATATTTTTATCAAAACCAAACTCCTTCGCTTTGTAAGACCTGCTGTTGGTGCTTTGGGTCTCATCAATATAGAGCATACTGCCGACTTGCTGAAGGCCTATTTTCCTGATGACAGAATAGAACACCTGAAGATTCCGCTTACCATTGCGGCGACCAATTTTAGCGAAGGCAAACTGGTTTACTTTAACAAAGGCCCACTGATCAGGGCGATACAGGCGTCAAGCTGTATTCCAGGTATCTTTAAACCGATTATGATTGAAGGGCAAATGTATGTAGATGGAGGGATATTGAATAATTTCCCTGTTGAGCCTTTGCTTGACAACTGTGATTTTATTATTGGTTCTTCATGCAATCATTTAAATCCTGTTGATAAGATGACCGGGATCACATCATTAGTGACCAGGGCCGGAATCATGTCTATTAACAAAGACATGGAGCAAAAAACTGCACTTTGTAACATTATGGTAGAGCCAAAAGGAATGGGGAGCATCAGTACTTTTGACATGGCGAAAGCTGAAACCATTTATTGGCTGGCTTATGAAGAAGCCCTAAAGACCATAAAAAACAACGAGAAATTAAGTGAGCTAAGCCTTTAA
- the gcvT gene encoding glycine cleavage system aminomethyltransferase GcvT gives MKNTALTNKHISLGAKMVPFAGYNMPVQYEGINAEHAAVRNSVGVFDVSHMGEFILKGENALDLIQRVTSNDASKLYDGKVQYSCLPNENGGIVDDLLVYRIDELTYMLVVNASNIEKDWNWIQKFNTRGVEMHNISDKTSLLAIQGPKAAEALQSLTDVDLASMDYYNFVKGKFAGVDNVLISATGYTGAGGFEIYFDNEHADAIWNAIFEAGKPFNIKPIGLGARDTLRLEMGFCLYGNDIDDHTSPIEAGLGWITKFSKIFTNSEALLAQKEAGVARKLVGFEMIDRGIPRHDYEIVDGEGNVIGKVTSGTQSPSLQKAIGMGYIDKAFAKEGTEIFIHIRSQKILAKIVKFPFYK, from the coding sequence ATGAAGAATACCGCACTAACCAATAAACACATTTCTTTAGGCGCCAAAATGGTGCCATTTGCCGGGTACAACATGCCTGTACAATACGAAGGCATCAATGCAGAGCACGCTGCAGTGCGCAACAGCGTTGGCGTTTTCGACGTTAGCCATATGGGTGAATTTATTCTGAAAGGTGAAAATGCTTTAGACCTGATCCAGCGTGTAACCAGTAACGATGCCTCAAAACTATATGACGGTAAGGTGCAGTATTCCTGCTTGCCAAATGAAAATGGTGGTATTGTAGACGATCTGCTGGTTTACCGCATTGATGAACTTACTTATATGCTTGTGGTGAATGCTTCAAACATTGAAAAAGACTGGAACTGGATACAAAAGTTCAATACCAGAGGCGTGGAAATGCATAATATATCTGATAAAACATCTTTATTGGCCATACAAGGGCCTAAAGCTGCCGAAGCCCTGCAAAGCTTAACAGATGTTGACCTGGCATCAATGGACTACTACAATTTTGTAAAGGGCAAATTTGCAGGTGTTGATAATGTACTGATCTCCGCAACAGGGTATACCGGTGCCGGAGGCTTCGAGATCTACTTTGACAACGAACACGCAGATGCCATCTGGAATGCCATTTTTGAAGCGGGAAAACCATTTAACATCAAGCCCATTGGCTTAGGTGCCAGAGACACCCTGCGCCTTGAAATGGGTTTCTGTCTTTACGGAAATGATATTGACGACCATACCTCCCCAATTGAAGCGGGACTGGGATGGATCACCAAATTCTCTAAAATATTTACCAATTCAGAAGCACTCCTTGCACAAAAAGAAGCCGGGGTGGCCAGAAAGCTGGTTGGTTTTGAAATGATCGACAGGGGTATACCACGTCATGATTACGAAATTGTTGATGGAGAAGGTAATGTAATCGGTAAAGTTACTTCTGGTACCCAATCGCCCTCCCTGCAAAAAGCAATAGGAATGGGATATATAGATAAAGCTTTTGCCAAAGAAGGAACGGAGATCTTTATTCATATCCGTAGCCAAAAAATACTGGCAAAAATCGTAAAATTCCCTTTTTATAAATAA
- the gldB gene encoding gliding motility lipoprotein GldB, which translates to MIHNVKISQSYLFFLFIITFLSCKQSSKPDVSTIHLDVKIERFDQDLYAGKEKDLKQTDLLLQKKYGVFYDDYVHRMVGNFNYSNEEILSTLYKDQAYYDLNKEKDSVFSSLTPIEKDLTQTFKYIKYYYPKAEVPRFISFISGFAVQTPIGDNYMGIGLDMFLGKDSKFYMAIVESVPLYLSRRFTPTYIVPRVTETYAREELFREKDEDRSLLSKMIYNGKILYFMDQVLADEVPDSVKIGYTSKQLEWCKTFESDIWGYYLANDLLFETDYQKIQVFLSEGPFTPGLGEKNESAPKLGIWIGWQIVKKYMRENPTVTLQQLMTEKDMQKILQAAKYKPK; encoded by the coding sequence ATGATACATAACGTAAAAATCAGTCAAAGCTATCTATTTTTTCTGTTTATAATAACTTTTCTTTCCTGTAAGCAAAGTAGTAAACCTGACGTAAGCACCATACATCTGGATGTAAAAATTGAACGTTTTGATCAGGATTTATATGCCGGAAAAGAAAAAGACCTTAAACAGACAGACTTGTTGCTGCAAAAAAAATATGGTGTATTTTATGATGATTATGTACACCGAATGGTAGGTAATTTTAATTACAGCAATGAGGAAATTCTTTCTACATTGTATAAAGACCAGGCTTACTACGATTTGAACAAGGAAAAAGATAGTGTTTTTAGTAGTCTTACTCCAATAGAAAAAGACCTTACACAAACTTTTAAATATATTAAATATTACTACCCTAAAGCTGAGGTACCAAGGTTCATTTCGTTTATCTCGGGTTTTGCCGTACAAACCCCCATTGGGGATAATTATATGGGGATTGGCCTGGACATGTTTTTAGGTAAGGACAGCAAATTTTATATGGCCATTGTAGAAAGTGTGCCTTTGTATTTGTCCAGACGTTTTACCCCCACATATATTGTACCCAGAGTTACAGAAACTTACGCCAGGGAAGAACTTTTTCGGGAAAAAGATGAAGACCGGTCATTACTGTCGAAAATGATATACAATGGCAAAATCCTGTATTTTATGGATCAGGTATTGGCCGATGAAGTACCTGATTCTGTTAAGATTGGCTATACATCGAAACAGCTGGAATGGTGCAAAACTTTTGAAAGTGACATTTGGGGCTATTATCTGGCAAACGATTTATTATTTGAAACTGATTATCAGAAAATACAGGTATTTTTAAGTGAGGGTCCCTTTACCCCGGGACTGGGTGAAAAGAATGAGTCGGCCCCAAAGCTAGGTATATGGATAGGCTGGCAAATTGTTAAAAAGTATATGCGGGAAAACCCCACAGTTACGTTGCAACAGCTGATGACGGAAAAAGATATGCAAAAGATATTACAGGCTGCTAAATACAAGCCTAAATAA